The genomic DNA ATGTCGTGATGACGTCGCACCCGGCCGAGGTGGCCAAGCTGATCGAGCAGGCAGCCGAAGCGAAAAACTAAGGAACCGCTGAGGTCCGCCGCTAAAAACCGGGGTCAGGTCTGACAATCGGACATGAAATGTCCGATTGTCAGACCTGACCCCGGTTTGGACTCGGGTTAGACCTCGTCTTTCAGGAGAGGTTGAAGCTGGCGGACAGGCTGTAGCCTTCGCCGTAGGCGCTGCGCAGCGGCAGGTCCTGGCCCAGGCCGGAGCGGGCTTTCTTGCGCAGGCGGTAGACCAGCATGTCGACGCGGCGGCCGGCATCCGGGTCGTCGCCGCCGATGCCGGCGACGATCACCTGGCGTGGCACCGGCCGGGTGTTGATCGTCAGCAGATGCAGGAAGTTGCACTCTTTTTCCGTCAAGGTGATGGCCTGGCCCTGCAGTTCCAGCTGGCGGGCCGACAGGCGCAACGTCCACTTGCTGGGTAGCTGGACAGGCTCTTGCGGGCCGACGCGCCGGTCCAGCGCTTCCAGGTGGGCGGCCAGTTCCGGGAACTTGATCGGTTTCGTCAGGTAGTGGTCGGCGCCCAGGCGCAGGCCCATGATGCGGCTGTCGAAGTTGACGCGGCCCGTCAACACGATCAGGCCGATCTGCGGATACAGCTGGCGCATGCGTGGGATGACGTTGATGCCGTCTTCGTCCGGCAAGCCGAGGTCGAGCACGACCACGCCGACATTGCCCTGGCTCAGCGCGGACCACATTTCCCCCGCATTGTTCGTAATGCTGACTTCGTGTCCCAGTTCCGTCAGGAAATCCGCCATTTCTTCGGCGTATTCCAGGTTGTCTTCCACGATCAGTAATTGCGTCATCGATGCGCCATTCTTACAATTGTTCCGCTACGTCGAAGGATTATCACGGAGGTAACGTGGTGGTGCAAGGTTTACACAGCGATAGGGAGCCAAATCCGAAAGTTTTTGCCGCTTTGCAGCAAATTCTGGACAGACAAGTTTCCACCGTGCACTTCGACAATGGATTTTGCCATATATAAACCCAAACCGGACCCCGTAATTCCTGCAGAGTTGCTGCCTCGGAAGCCCTTGTCGAACACCCGGGGCAGCTCGTCCGCTGGAATGGCTGGGCCCGTATCGGACACGATGAATTCTACGCCGCCTTCACTTGCCTTGCCGGCAATGATTTGAATGGCAGCATCCGGCGGGGTGTACTTGATGGCATTCTCGAGCAGTACTTCCAGGCACAGCCGCATGCCGGCCGGGTCGGCGCGCAGGCGCCGCGGCAGATCGCCGCAGGTCACGCTGATGGCGGGCCGGCGCTGCCGGGCCGCCTGCGCCACCGTCTCCAACAGCGCGGCCGGATCGATCGTGTCGTCCTGCCGCACGCGGCCGATACTGTCCATCCGCTCGGGTGACAGGTACTCGTCCATCATGCCCAGCAGGCGGTCGACCGCTTCCTGGATCTTGCGATAGCGTTTTCTTATTGCCTCGTCCGCGTTGCGTTGCGTCATTTCCAGGCGCTGGATGGCGCCATCGATGGTGGACAACGGCGTGCGGAACTCATGGTTCAGCATCGAGGTGAACTTCTTCTGCTGCTGCGCCAGGGCGCGACGTGGGCGGATGTCGCGCACGACACCCACCAGCCGCAGGCCGGCATCGGTCGCCACCAAGGTCGACTCGATCTCGACGGGGACCGGGCCGTCGCGCCCGTCCAGCGCCGTCTCGCGCACGACGGTGCGGCGGCTTTCGTCGCCCTGCTCGAAGCGCACCAGCCGGGCCGGCAAATCGGCCAGCAGCGCATCCGCCATCGCCTGCACCTGCGCCGGTTCGCGCCCCAGCAGACGACCCGCAGCCGGACTGACGTACAGCACCCGCACCGCCTGGCAGTCGACCATCCAGTGGATGTCGCTGCTGTGGTCCAGCATCAGGCGGAAGTCGTCCGGCCCCATCGCCATCTCAATCCACCAGCGGCGCGAAGATCTGCTGCAGGTCCTCTTGCGTCAATGCCATCTTCTGCGATTCGCCTTCGGCCAGCACGGACTGCGCCAAATCCGCCTTTTTCTGCTGCAGGACCTGGATTTTCTCCTCCAGCGTGCCCTTGGCAATCAGCTTATAGACAAACACCGGCTTGTCCTGGCCGATGCGCCAGGCGCGGTCGGTCGCCTGGTTCTCGGCGGCCGGGTTCCACCACGGGTCATAATGGATGACGGTGTCGGCCGCCGTCAGGTTCAGGCCGACGCCGCCCGCTTTCAGGCTGATCAGGAAGACGGGCACGGCACCCTGCTGGAACGCGGCCACCTGGGCGCCGCGGTCGCGCGTTTCGCCCGTCAGGATGGCGTATGGGATGTCGCGCGCTTCCAGTTCTTCCTCGATCAGCTCCAGCATCGACGTGAACTGCGAGAACACCAGGATCTTGCGGTTCTCTTCCAGCAAGTCTTCCAGCATCTGCATCAGGTCGGTCAGCTTGGCCGAGCCCGCCGCCTGCTGCTTGCGCGACGACAGCGTTTTCACCAGTCGCGGGTCGCAGCACACCTGGCGCAGCTTCAGCAGTGCCTCCAGGATGACGATCTGGCTGCGCGCCACGCCCTTGCGGTCGATTTCCTCGCGCACTTTCTGGTCCATCGCCAGGCGCACGGTTTCGTACAGGTCGCGCTGGCCGCCGGTCAGCTCGACGCGGCGCACCATTTCCGTCTTCGGCGGCAGCTCCTTGGCCACGCTGTCCTTGGTGCGGCGCAGCAGGAACGGCTTGATGCGGCGGTTCAGCAGCATGCGGCGCACCGGATCGTCCTGCCGTTCGATCGGGTGGCGGAACTGGGTATTGAACGATTTCTCGTCGCCCAGCAGGCCCGGCAGCAGGAAGTGGAACTGCGACCACAGCTCGCCCAGGTGGTTTTCCAGCGGCGTGCCGGACAGGCACAGCCGGTGCTTGGCCCGCAGCAGGCCGGCGCTTTGCGCCGCTTTCGAGCGGGTATTCTTGATGTAGTGCGATTCGTCCAGGATGACGAGGTGGAAGTCGTGCTCGCGCAGCTTTTCCTCGTCGCGCGGCAGCAGCGCGTACGTCGTCAACACCAGGTCCGCTTCCGGAATCTTGTCGAACAGCTCGGCGCGGTCTTTACCTTGCAGCAGCAGCACTTTCAGGCCGGGCGCGAAGCGGGCCGCCTCGTCCTGCCAGTTGCCCATCAGGCTGGTCGGCGCGATGACGAGGGTCGGATGCGTCATGCGGCCCGATTCCTTCTCCACCAGGATGTGCGCCAGCGTCTGCACGGTCTTGCCGAGGCCCATGTCGTCGGCCAGGATGCCGGCCAGTCCGTACTCGCGCAGGAACTGCATCCAGGACAGGCCGTCGGTCTGGTAGTCGCGCAATGTCGCTTGCAGGCCGGCCGGCGTAGCCACGCGTTTGACGGACGAGAACTGGTTCAGGCGCCGGCCCATCTCGCGCAGCTCCTCACCGCCGGTCCAGATGAATTCGCCGCTTTTCGCCAGCTCGTCCAGGCGCGCCGCGTCCAGGGTGGCCATGCGCACGGCATGGCGGATCTTGTCGTTGAAGTACAGCTCGCCCAAGGTCCCCAGGATCGGCTTGATGCGCTGCCATGGCAGCGCCACCCGCTTGCCGTTCGGCAAAGTGGCCAGCATCTGGTCCGTTTCGCCATGCAGCGCCAGCGCTTTCGGGCTGAAGTCGTTCGGCATATTGCGGATCATCTGCACCAGCACCGGCAGCAGGGGAATCCGTTCCTGCTCGACGGTAATGCCCAGTTCCAGCTCGAACCAGGCGTTGCCCGTCTCAGGCCCCTCTTCCTCCACTTCCGCATACCAGTCGTCCACGCTGGTCATTTCGTAGCGGTACTTCGACGTCTTCTCGACCTGCCAGCCTTCCGCCACCAGTTGTTCGATGCCGAACTCGGCAAAGCGGATCCAGTCGGCCTGGTTGGCCAGCAGCAGGCCGCCGCGCACGCTCGACAGCGGCAGCGCCGTCGGCTTGCGGAAGCCCAGGTCCGTCAGCGTTTCCAGCGCGGCCGCTTCGGCGGCTTCATCGCGCTGGATGATTTCCGTCACTTCGCCGCGCTGGCGCACCACGCGCTGCGACGGATCGAACGACACCCGCTCGCCATCGTAGTCGTACGACAGCACGGCGTAGTCGTGCCAGCGCTGCGCGGCGCCGTCGGCCAGCTGGGCCGAGTCGAGCACCAGGATCGGACGCGGCTTGACGTCGTCGCGCAGGCGCTGCGGCAGCGGTTGCGGCAGCGGCATCAGTTGCTGCAGGCCGTGCGCCAGCAGCAGTTGCGACACGCGCATCTTGTCGTTCGGCATCAACAGCGGCGCCTGGGCCACCAGCGCCTGCAGGTCGGCCAGCGGAATCTGCGCGCCGCCCTGGTTCAGGTGCAGCACGCCGCACGACAGGTTGTCGATATACCACGGCGGTTCCGTCGGCAGCATGTAGTCGATCTGGTCGGCCCCGGCGTTGCGGCTGCCTTCCGGTGCCTCGACCTTCCATCCCAGCCGGAGTCCCTTGCCCTCTTCGCGCCAGGCCAGGTTGGCGGTGCGTTGCGGACCGGCCTTCATCGGATAGACCAGGCCGTTGCCCACGTCCGCCCAGGAATTTGCCCAAAGCAATTTTTCCTGTTCCGACAGCATCTGCAGCAGGGCGGCGCCGATCTTGCCGCGCGGCTCCGTCGCGGTACCGGTCTGCGAGTTCGGACCAGTGCGCATGGCAACAAAGAAGCGCACCAGGTCTTCGTCGCCCGGTTCCAGGAATGCCGGCGGCGCCGACAGCAGCGAGAACACTTCGTTGACGGGGCTGGCGGCCGCCACGTCGCCGTTCGGCCGCAGGCGCGCCTTGTACAGGCACAGCGCCACGTGGCGCCCGCCCGAAGTCGGCGCCAGCACGTAGATCAGGCGGTAGCTGGTCTGCTTCGGATCGGGGTCGGCCGGCACGAGTTTCGCCTTCGGATGTGCAGCGGCGTCGACGCGCTGCAGCCAGGTGGCCACGGCGTAGGGCAGCTGCGTGGCCGGCTGGTGGGCCGGGGCGGCGGGAGCAGCGGGAACTTCGCGGGTTTCGTCGCGGGTCAAATCCATTTGGCGCATGTCGTATTGAGACGGTTCAAAAACAGCAACACGCAATATTATCCGCCAACAGGGTTTTTGTGTTTGTGAAAGTTCTAACTTAGTGGGGCGTGGCACAGTCCTTTTCCGGTGTCAAGACTGGCGCCGCCACATGGAGCGGGTATCATTCCGCGCTTGTCTGCCTGGAAAGTGATCACATGCTGCCTTCAATCGAACAACGCCTGGCCGCCGAACTGGCCGCCAAACCGGCCCAGGTGGCCGCCGCAGTCGCCCTGCTGGACGAGGGTGCCACCGTGCCGTTCATCGCCCGTTACCGCAAGGAAGCGACGGGCGGCCTGGACGACATCCAGCTGCGCCTGCTGGAAGAGCGCCTGCGCTACCTGCGCGAGCTGGAAGACCGGCGCGCCGCGATCGTCGCGTCGATCACCGAACAGAACAAGATGACGCCGGCCCTGCTGGACGCCGTCATGCACGCCGAAGACAAGACCCGGCTGGAAGACCTGTACCTGCCATACAAGCAGAAGCGCCGCACCAAGGCGCAGATCGCCATCGAGGCGGGCCTGGCGCCGCTGGCGGACAGCCTGCTGGCCGACCCGACCCTGAATCCGGAAAGCGAGGCCGGCAAGTACCTGCGCGAAGCCTTTACTACGCCGGACGGCAACAATGCTGGCGTAGCGGACACGAAAGCCGCGCTGGACGGCGCCCGCCAGATCCTGATGGAACGCTTCGCCGAGGACGCGAATTTGCTGCAATCGCTGCGCGAATACGTGCAGGACCATGGCGTGGTGGAATCGAAAGTGGTCGAGGGCAAACAAGAAGAAGGCGAAAAATTCGCCGACTACTTCGACTATTCGGAACCGCTGGCTGCCGTGCCGTCGCACCGCGCGCTGGCGCTGCTGCGCGGCCGCCGCGAAGGCATCCTGGACGTCACCTTGCGCCTGGACAGCGAAGCGGAAAAACCGAAGTGGGATGCGCCACACAATCCGTGCGAAAGCCGGATCGCCGCGCATTTCGGCATCAAGGCGGCCGGCCGCCCCGCCGACAAATGGCTGGCGGACACCGTACGCTGGACCTGGCGCGTAAAAAGTTTCATGCATCTTGAAAGCGAGTTGATGGGCGCGCTGCGCGAAAAGGCGGAGCTGGACGCCATCAACGTCTTCGCGACGAACCTGAAAGCGCTGCTGCTGGCGGCGCCAGCGGGCCCGCGTGCGACGATGGGCCTGGACCCGGGCCTGCGCACCGGCGTGAAGGTGGCGGTGGTCGATGCCACCGGCAAGGTGGTGGATACCGCGACGGTTTATCCCCACCAGCCGCGCAACGACTGGGAAGGCACGCTGCACACGCTGGGCCAGCTGGCCGCCAAGCACAATGTGTCCTTGATTTCGATCGGCAACGGCACCGCGTCGCGCGAGACGGACAAGCTGGCGCAGGACCTGATCAAGCGCCGCCCGGAACTCAAATTGACCAAGATCGTCGTCTCCGAAGCAGGTGCCTCCGTGTACTCGGCCTCGGAATTCGCGTCGCGCGAGTTGCCCGACCTGGACGTGTCCATCCGCGGCGCCGTCTCGATCGCGCGCCGCCTGCAGGACCCGTTGGCCGAGCTCGTGAAAATCGACCCGAAATCGATCGGCGTGGGCCAGTACCAGCACGATGTCAGTCAGTCGCAGCTGGCGCGCACCTTGGACGCCGTGGTCGAGGACTGCGTCAACGCGGTGGGTGTGGACGTCAACACGGCCTCGGCGCCGTTGCTGGCGCGCGTCTCCGGCCTGTCCGCCAGCGTGGCGCAAAGCATCGTCAACTATCGCGACATGAAGGGCGCGTTCACGTCGCGTGCGGCCCTGAAAGCGGTGCCGCGCCTGGGCGACAAGACGTTCGAGCAGGCCGCCGGCTTCTTGCGCGTGATGAACGGCGACAATCCGCTGGACGCCTCGGCCGTGCACCCGGAATCGTATCCCGTCGTGGAAAAGATCCTGGCCGACATCAAGAAGGACATCAAGGGCGTGATCGGCGCCACGTCCGTATTAAAGACGCTCAACCCGGCCAAGTACGCGGATGAAAAATTCGGTGTGCCGACCGTGACGGACATCCTGAAGGAACTGGAAAAGCCGGGCCGCGACCCGCGCCCGGAGTTCACGACCGCCACGTTCAAGGAAGGCGTCGAGGACATTCGCGACCTGCGCCCGGACATGATCCTGGAAGGCGTCGTCACCAACGTGGCCGCGTTCGGCGCGTTTGTCGACATCGGCGTGCACCAGGACGGCCTGGTGCACATCTCGGCGCTGTCGACCAGTTTCGTGAAGGACCCGCACACGGTCGTCAAGGCCGGCCAGGTCGTGAAAGTCAAAGTGCTGGAAGTGGACGAGAAGAGGAAGCGCATCGCGCTGACGATGCGCCTGTCCGACAGCGCCCCGGCGCCGGGTTCGAAGCCGGAGCAGCGCAGCGACCGCAACGACCGCCGCGCCATGGGCCAGCAGCAGAAATCGCAGGCGCGCGAGCCGGCCATGGGCGGCTCGATGGCCGCCGCGTTTGCCAAGCTGCGGGGTTGACGTTATAACGGCTGCATGCGCTCGAGCGACCGCAGTTTCGCTCTCAGGCGCAAGTAGCCGTAGCCGTTGAACAGCACCGCGGCCGCGGCCAGCGGGAGCAAGCCGGGCGCCAGCCAAGGCAGCTCCTCCGAGCGGTACAGCGTGGCGGCGGCGTTCAGCATGAACGGCAGCTGTGGCAGGGAGCACAACAACAGCAACGACATCATGCGCCGGTACTTTTGCGCCCGCGACGGCGCGTCCGTGAAGATTTCGGGCGTGCCCGGCGCGTCGCTGCGCCAGAAGTACCAGGTGGACCATTGGGCGGCCATGCGCCAGCCCGCGTCCGTCATCAGCTGAAGGTAGTCGATGTCCAGGCCCTTGCGGTAGTCGGCGATGTCGATCCGGTAGGTGGACGGCTTCGGCGCGCCGCGCCGGAACGTGAACAGCCCGGCCCAGCTGACCTTTTCCAGGTGCAGTCCCTGCCGCGCCATGTCTTCCAGCCAGCGCTCGATGCGGTCGTCGTTCCACAAGGCCGTCAGGTTCCATTTGCGTACCACGCTCACGCCGCTTCTCCTTTGTTGTGTGCCATGACCGTCCGGCCGCACGTCACCATCGTCTCCAGCCGGGCCAGCTGGGCCGCCACGACGGCCCGGCCCAGCGCCGTCATCCGGTAATACTTGCGGCGCTCTTCCTCGCCAGCCTTTTCGATCAGCCCCTGCTTTTCCAGCGTCGCGAACGCGCCATACAGCGTGCCTGGACCGATGCGCACCTGCCCGCCGCTGGCGGCCTCGACCTGCTGCATGACGGCATAGCCGTGCGCCGGCGCATCCAGCGCCAGCAGCAGGTAATAGCTGGCCTCGGACAGCGGCAAGTAGCGGTTGACGTCCATTGCAGCTCCTGTAGCGAGTCTCGCTATATCGCGTCTCGATATAGCGAGACTCATGATAGTGCATTGGCCCGGCCGCGTAAAGGGGCAGCCCGATGCAGCCTTGCGGCGATTGCCTGTAAAATGCGCCTATCCCAAATTTTTCTTTTCGAGGCAGCTATGAGCGACGTACAAAACTGGATCAAGGAAACCGTGTCGAGCACCCCCGTGGTGCTGTTCATGAAAGGCACCGCCCAGTTCCCGCAATGCGGCTTTTCCGGCCGCGCGATCCAGATCCTGAAGGCTTGCGGCGTCGAGAACATCGCCACCGTGAACGTGCTGGACGATCCGGAAGTGCGTCAGGGCATCAAGGAATACTCGAACTGGCCGACCATCCCGCAGCTGTACGTGCGCGGCGAATTCATCGGCGGCTCGGACATCATGAGCGAAATGTACGAATCGGGTGAACTGAAGGCCCTGCTGCAAAACAATGGCTGACCGCCCGCGGCGGATCGTCATCGCCATCACGGGCGCCACGGGCGCCGTGTATGGCGTGCGACTGCTGCAAACCCTGCGGGCGCTGAACGCGCCCGGGGTACCCCGCATCGAAACGCACCTGGTGATTTCCGATGCCGCTGTCCTCACCCTGCATGAGGAAACCGGCATGGCCCGGCGCGACGTGGAAGCGCTGGCCGACATCGTTCACAAGCCCCACAACGTGGGCGCCACCATTGCCAGCGGCTCCTACCAGACCGATGCGATGGTGATCGCGCCCTGTTCGATGAAGACCTTGGCAGCCGTTGCCCATGGCCTGTCGGACAACCTGATTGCCCGCGCCGCCGACGTGACGTTGAAGGAACGTCGCCGCCTGGTGCTGATGGTGCGTGAAACGCCGTTCAACCTGGCGCACCTGCGCAATATGACGGCCGTCACCGAGATGGGCGGCATCGTCTTTCCGCCCTTACCCAGCTTTTATCACAAGCCACAAACGATCGACGACATCGTCGACCATACCGTCGCGCGGGTCGTCGACCTGCTGGGGCTCGAGCAGCCTGCTGCCCCCCGCTGGAACGGCCTGAACGGCTGAACGGGCCAGCGCCCGCAATCCAATGCCGACCGCTGCCGGTTCGACACAGCCGACCGGCGTCGTGCTATCCTGGTCTCTGGTATCAATTTGGTATCATTTGAACGGAGATTGGTATGCGTTTCGGTATCGCAAGTACGGCAGCTCTGTTGTTGATGATATGTACGGCCATGGCGCGCTCGGCACCGTTGTCCGTGCAGACCTGGCCTCTCGCTACGGTCCAGCCCGACAGCGCCAACGACGATGACCTGAAACCGTTCGCGGACGCCATCGGCACGGCCCGCGTCGTGGCCCTGGCAGAGCAAACGCACGGCGGCAGCGAGGAATTCCTGCTTAAAACCCGTCTGCTGAAGTATCTGCACGAAAAGATGGGATTCGACGTGTTGTTGCTGGAAAGCGGCTTTTACGAGATGGGCCGTTTGGCCGAGCGCGCAGTGCAGGGCGAGAAGTTCGATGACATGGC from Pseudoduganella armeniaca includes the following:
- a CDS encoding response regulator transcription factor; the protein is MTQLLIVEDNLEYAEEMADFLTELGHEVSITNNAGEMWSALSQGNVGVVVLDLGLPDEDGINVIPRMRQLYPQIGLIVLTGRVNFDSRIMGLRLGADHYLTKPIKFPELAAHLEALDRRVGPQEPVQLPSKWTLRLSARQLELQGQAITLTEKECNFLHLLTINTRPVPRQVIVAGIGGDDPDAGRRVDMLVYRLRKKARSGLGQDLPLRSAYGEGYSLSASFNLS
- a CDS encoding PAS domain-containing sensor histidine kinase, with the protein product MGPDDFRLMLDHSSDIHWMVDCQAVRVLYVSPAAGRLLGREPAQVQAMADALLADLPARLVRFEQGDESRRTVVRETALDGRDGPVPVEIESTLVATDAGLRLVGVVRDIRPRRALAQQQKKFTSMLNHEFRTPLSTIDGAIQRLEMTQRNADEAIRKRYRKIQEAVDRLLGMMDEYLSPERMDSIGRVRQDDTIDPAALLETVAQAARQRRPAISVTCGDLPRRLRADPAGMRLCLEVLLENAIKYTPPDAAIQIIAGKASEGGVEFIVSDTGPAIPADELPRVFDKGFRGSNSAGITGSGLGLYMAKSIVEVHGGNLSVQNLLQSGKNFRIWLPIAV
- a CDS encoding DEAD/DEAH box helicase — protein: MDLTRDETREVPAAPAAPAHQPATQLPYAVATWLQRVDAAAHPKAKLVPADPDPKQTSYRLIYVLAPTSGGRHVALCLYKARLRPNGDVAAASPVNEVFSLLSAPPAFLEPGDEDLVRFFVAMRTGPNSQTGTATEPRGKIGAALLQMLSEQEKLLWANSWADVGNGLVYPMKAGPQRTANLAWREEGKGLRLGWKVEAPEGSRNAGADQIDYMLPTEPPWYIDNLSCGVLHLNQGGAQIPLADLQALVAQAPLLMPNDKMRVSQLLLAHGLQQLMPLPQPLPQRLRDDVKPRPILVLDSAQLADGAAQRWHDYAVLSYDYDGERVSFDPSQRVVRQRGEVTEIIQRDEAAEAAALETLTDLGFRKPTALPLSSVRGGLLLANQADWIRFAEFGIEQLVAEGWQVEKTSKYRYEMTSVDDWYAEVEEEGPETGNAWFELELGITVEQERIPLLPVLVQMIRNMPNDFSPKALALHGETDQMLATLPNGKRVALPWQRIKPILGTLGELYFNDKIRHAVRMATLDAARLDELAKSGEFIWTGGEELREMGRRLNQFSSVKRVATPAGLQATLRDYQTDGLSWMQFLREYGLAGILADDMGLGKTVQTLAHILVEKESGRMTHPTLVIAPTSLMGNWQDEAARFAPGLKVLLLQGKDRAELFDKIPEADLVLTTYALLPRDEEKLREHDFHLVILDESHYIKNTRSKAAQSAGLLRAKHRLCLSGTPLENHLGELWSQFHFLLPGLLGDEKSFNTQFRHPIERQDDPVRRMLLNRRIKPFLLRRTKDSVAKELPPKTEMVRRVELTGGQRDLYETVRLAMDQKVREEIDRKGVARSQIVILEALLKLRQVCCDPRLVKTLSSRKQQAAGSAKLTDLMQMLEDLLEENRKILVFSQFTSMLELIEEELEARDIPYAILTGETRDRGAQVAAFQQGAVPVFLISLKAGGVGLNLTAADTVIHYDPWWNPAAENQATDRAWRIGQDKPVFVYKLIAKGTLEEKIQVLQQKKADLAQSVLAEGESQKMALTQEDLQQIFAPLVD
- a CDS encoding Tex family protein; this translates as MLPSIEQRLAAELAAKPAQVAAAVALLDEGATVPFIARYRKEATGGLDDIQLRLLEERLRYLRELEDRRAAIVASITEQNKMTPALLDAVMHAEDKTRLEDLYLPYKQKRRTKAQIAIEAGLAPLADSLLADPTLNPESEAGKYLREAFTTPDGNNAGVADTKAALDGARQILMERFAEDANLLQSLREYVQDHGVVESKVVEGKQEEGEKFADYFDYSEPLAAVPSHRALALLRGRREGILDVTLRLDSEAEKPKWDAPHNPCESRIAAHFGIKAAGRPADKWLADTVRWTWRVKSFMHLESELMGALREKAELDAINVFATNLKALLLAAPAGPRATMGLDPGLRTGVKVAVVDATGKVVDTATVYPHQPRNDWEGTLHTLGQLAAKHNVSLISIGNGTASRETDKLAQDLIKRRPELKLTKIVVSEAGASVYSASEFASRELPDLDVSIRGAVSIARRLQDPLAELVKIDPKSIGVGQYQHDVSQSQLARTLDAVVEDCVNAVGVDVNTASAPLLARVSGLSASVAQSIVNYRDMKGAFTSRAALKAVPRLGDKTFEQAAGFLRVMNGDNPLDASAVHPESYPVVEKILADIKKDIKGVIGATSVLKTLNPAKYADEKFGVPTVTDILKELEKPGRDPRPEFTTATFKEGVEDIRDLRPDMILEGVVTNVAAFGAFVDIGVHQDGLVHISALSTSFVKDPHTVVKAGQVVKVKVLEVDEKRKRIALTMRLSDSAPAPGSKPEQRSDRNDRRAMGQQQKSQAREPAMGGSMAAAFAKLRG
- a CDS encoding DUF2812 domain-containing protein, with product MSVVRKWNLTALWNDDRIERWLEDMARQGLHLEKVSWAGLFTFRRGAPKPSTYRIDIADYRKGLDIDYLQLMTDAGWRMAAQWSTWYFWRSDAPGTPEIFTDAPSRAQKYRRMMSLLLLCSLPQLPFMLNAAATLYRSEELPWLAPGLLPLAAAAVLFNGYGYLRLRAKLRSLERMQPL
- a CDS encoding PadR family transcriptional regulator, which gives rise to MDVNRYLPLSEASYYLLLALDAPAHGYAVMQQVEAASGGQVRIGPGTLYGAFATLEKQGLIEKAGEEERRKYYRMTALGRAVVAAQLARLETMVTCGRTVMAHNKGEAA
- the grxD gene encoding Grx4 family monothiol glutaredoxin — translated: MSDVQNWIKETVSSTPVVLFMKGTAQFPQCGFSGRAIQILKACGVENIATVNVLDDPEVRQGIKEYSNWPTIPQLYVRGEFIGGSDIMSEMYESGELKALLQNNG
- a CDS encoding UbiX family flavin prenyltransferase: MADRPRRIVIAITGATGAVYGVRLLQTLRALNAPGVPRIETHLVISDAAVLTLHEETGMARRDVEALADIVHKPHNVGATIASGSYQTDAMVIAPCSMKTLAAVAHGLSDNLIARAADVTLKERRRLVLMVRETPFNLAHLRNMTAVTEMGGIVFPPLPSFYHKPQTIDDIVDHTVARVVDLLGLEQPAAPRWNGLNG